From a single Methanofollis sp. W23 genomic region:
- a CDS encoding YbhB/YbcL family Raf kinase inhibitor-like protein: MENPIVEISFDIFPERHTCDGEDISPEIRISRLESPYCVIILTDPGAKVDHWLIWNIPATDLIPEGIPANPEVSSPVQARQGRNDLGKIGYSGPCLPEGAAHEYYFNLYGTDTLLDLPGGASGAELKEALKGHTLQYSGTAVAGYRRKKQELKAR, translated from the coding sequence ATGGAAAACCCTATTGTCGAGATCAGTTTTGATATCTTCCCTGAGAGACACACCTGCGACGGTGAGGACATCTCGCCTGAAATTCGGATTTCCCGGTTGGAATCACCCTACTGCGTGATCATTCTCACCGACCCGGGTGCAAAAGTCGACCACTGGCTCATCTGGAATATCCCGGCGACAGATCTCATCCCCGAAGGGATCCCTGCAAACCCCGAGGTCTCGTCGCCAGTCCAGGCACGGCAGGGCAGAAACGACCTCGGGAAGATCGGGTACAGCGGCCCGTGCCTGCCAGAGGGAGCGGCCCACGAGTACTATTTCAACCTCTATGGGACCGACACCCTGCTCGACCTTCCAGGAGGGGCGAGCGGCGCGGAACTGAAGGAGGCACTGAAAGGACACACACTCCAGTACAGCGGGACCGCAGTGGCAGGGTACCGCCGGAAAAAACAGGAACTCAAAGCCAGGTGA
- the eno gene encoding phosphopyruvate hydratase: MTDTTITSLHGREILDSRGNPTVEVEIWLACGARARAAVPSGASTGVHEAHEQRDRDQSRYRGKGVLHAVDLVNTEIAAHLRGKDAAAQEEIDRDLIALDATPTRARLGANTILAVSMAAARSAAAAAGLSLWRSLENPEGRAAMPVPMMNILNGGVHAAWQGADFQEYMIVPYGAPDFREALRYGSETYHALKELLAAKGYHTGVGDEGGFAPAVRSNQKPLDLIVEAIEAAGFRPGAEIGLALDPASSELYMDGEYRLKTEGRALSSGEMVDYYADLAAAYPLIVIEDGLAEDDWDGWRLLTRTLGDRLELVGDDLFVTNVERVRRGIREQAANAVLIKPNQVGTVTETIAAVDLAQANGWGAMVSHRSGETVDTFIADLCVALGTGHLKTGAPARGERVEKYNQLLRIEEEAEGRLPFAGREGFVR, translated from the coding sequence ATGACTGACACCACCATCACCTCCCTTCACGGGAGAGAGATCCTCGACTCGCGGGGAAACCCCACCGTCGAGGTTGAGATCTGGCTTGCATGCGGGGCACGTGCCCGCGCCGCCGTTCCTTCTGGAGCGTCGACCGGGGTCCACGAGGCCCACGAACAAAGAGACAGGGACCAGTCGAGGTACCGCGGGAAAGGTGTCCTGCACGCCGTCGACCTGGTGAACACCGAGATCGCGGCTCACCTGCGAGGCAAGGACGCCGCGGCGCAGGAGGAGATCGACCGCGACCTCATCGCCCTCGACGCCACCCCGACGAGGGCCCGTCTCGGGGCCAACACCATCCTTGCGGTCTCGATGGCCGCGGCAAGAAGTGCGGCTGCGGCGGCGGGGCTTTCATTGTGGCGTTCCCTCGAAAACCCCGAAGGGCGAGCGGCGATGCCGGTGCCCATGATGAACATCCTCAACGGCGGGGTGCATGCCGCCTGGCAGGGCGCCGACTTTCAGGAGTACATGATCGTCCCGTACGGGGCGCCCGACTTCAGGGAGGCACTCCGCTACGGCTCAGAGACCTATCACGCTCTCAAGGAACTCCTCGCGGCGAAGGGGTATCACACCGGCGTCGGGGACGAAGGCGGGTTTGCCCCGGCGGTCAGGTCCAACCAGAAACCGCTCGACCTCATCGTCGAGGCGATCGAGGCGGCGGGTTTCAGGCCTGGGGCCGAGATCGGGCTGGCCCTCGACCCGGCGTCGAGCGAATTGTACATGGACGGGGAGTACCGCCTCAAGACCGAGGGACGAGCGCTCTCTTCCGGAGAGATGGTGGACTATTATGCAGACCTTGCCGCCGCCTACCCTCTCATCGTGATCGAGGACGGCCTGGCCGAGGACGACTGGGACGGCTGGCGTCTGCTGACCAGGACGCTGGGCGACCGCCTCGAACTGGTGGGCGACGATCTCTTTGTCACGAACGTGGAGCGGGTCAGGAGGGGGATCAGGGAGCAGGCCGCCAACGCCGTGCTCATCAAACCAAACCAGGTCGGCACGGTGACCGAGACGATCGCGGCCGTCGACCTGGCCCAGGCCAACGGCTGGGGAGCGATGGTCTCGCACCGGAGCGGCGAGACGGTCGATACGTTCATCGCCGACCTCTGCGTCGCCCTCGGTACCGGGCATCTCAAGACCGGGGCACCGGCCCGCGGCGAGCGGGTGGAGAAGTATAATCAGTTGCTCAGGATAGAAGAGGAAGCGGAAGGTCGCCTGCCCTTTGCAGGGCGCGAGGGATTTGTGCGATAG
- a CDS encoding dynamin family protein, whose translation MQQTLNHEGAPASPHRPETLERAIACVRGLGPDYARYETRLLDLADRLDTGRFHLAVLGQFKRGKSTLLNALIGEDVLPRGVVPLTAVPTVVTHGARREVRVRFEDEGEEKVVEAGDAGEMRAVLLDYVAEDRNPANEKHVASVEVVHPAPLLEDVVLIDTPGIGSTHRHNTETTLALLPRCDAALFLLSADPPITEVEVGFLREVRQAVPRLFFLLNKVDYLSEDEREEAVAFLREVLAGETGEDGDDLTIFPVSARAGLRAREEGDEEAWRQSGLDAVVDHLVTFLVHEKEDVLCEAMERRARTVVDELRFHLELELRSHETPLEDLEEKCLVFDAVIREAEEKRQAIADQIEGDHRRVNALLEVEAGRLRERAIARLDEVAFEALRTSPQGPLDEQAAIDALDAFIPGYFAGLLAEITDRVDRVLAARLQRHQDQVDGLVESVRQEAATLFAVQTPAGPRREIYVVEREPFWVSRKHWGSVLSPVGADLIERVMPPRLRVRRIRERLSDQIKRLALHNVENLRWATRQNIDAAFRRFRDDLEAELDEAVQVTGTAVRIASTRRDREIEETAGEITRLKDALALVAAVSGLMTIKE comes from the coding sequence ATGCAGCAGACACTTAACCACGAGGGAGCCCCCGCCTCTCCCCACCGACCCGAGACCCTTGAGCGTGCGATCGCGTGCGTCCGCGGCCTCGGGCCAGACTACGCCAGGTACGAGACCCGTCTTCTCGATCTTGCCGACCGCCTCGACACCGGCAGATTTCATCTTGCCGTGCTCGGCCAGTTCAAACGCGGCAAGAGCACGTTGTTGAACGCCCTCATCGGTGAGGACGTCCTGCCACGCGGGGTGGTCCCGCTCACCGCCGTCCCGACCGTCGTCACCCATGGGGCGCGGCGGGAGGTGCGGGTCAGGTTCGAGGACGAAGGGGAGGAGAAGGTCGTCGAGGCCGGGGACGCCGGGGAGATGAGAGCCGTCCTCCTCGACTATGTCGCCGAAGACCGCAACCCGGCAAACGAAAAACACGTCGCTTCGGTCGAGGTAGTCCACCCGGCGCCCCTGCTCGAGGACGTGGTGCTCATCGACACGCCTGGCATCGGGTCCACTCACCGCCACAACACCGAGACGACCCTCGCCCTCCTCCCTCGATGCGACGCCGCCCTCTTCCTCCTCTCCGCAGACCCGCCGATCACCGAGGTCGAGGTCGGCTTCCTCCGCGAGGTGCGCCAGGCGGTCCCGCGTCTCTTCTTCCTCCTCAATAAGGTCGACTACCTCTCAGAGGACGAACGGGAGGAGGCCGTCGCGTTTCTCAGGGAGGTGCTTGCAGGGGAGACCGGCGAGGACGGGGACGACCTGACGATCTTTCCGGTCTCGGCCAGGGCCGGACTCCGAGCGCGGGAGGAAGGCGATGAGGAGGCCTGGCGGCAGAGCGGGCTTGACGCCGTCGTCGACCACCTTGTCACCTTCCTCGTCCACGAGAAAGAAGACGTCCTCTGTGAGGCGATGGAGCGGCGGGCCCGCACCGTCGTGGACGAACTCAGGTTCCACCTCGAACTCGAACTCCGCTCGCACGAGACCCCTCTCGAAGACCTCGAAGAGAAGTGCCTGGTCTTCGACGCTGTGATCAGGGAGGCGGAGGAGAAGCGCCAGGCGATCGCCGACCAGATCGAGGGCGACCACCGGCGGGTGAACGCCCTCCTTGAAGTCGAGGCCGGGCGCCTCAGGGAGCGTGCGATCGCACGCCTGGACGAGGTCGCCTTTGAGGCGCTCCGCACCTCTCCGCAGGGGCCTCTGGACGAGCAGGCCGCCATTGACGCCCTCGACGCTTTTATTCCTGGCTACTTCGCAGGGCTCCTCGCAGAGATCACCGATCGTGTCGACCGGGTCCTCGCCGCGAGACTCCAGCGTCACCAGGACCAGGTCGACGGTCTTGTCGAGAGCGTGCGCCAGGAGGCGGCCACGCTCTTCGCGGTCCAGACTCCGGCCGGTCCTCGGCGCGAGATCTATGTGGTCGAGCGCGAACCCTTCTGGGTCTCGCGGAAACACTGGGGGAGTGTCCTCTCCCCTGTCGGCGCCGACCTCATCGAGCGGGTCATGCCGCCTCGTCTGCGAGTGAGGCGGATACGGGAGAGGCTCTCCGACCAGATCAAACGCCTCGCCCTCCACAATGTCGAGAACCTCAGGTGGGCGACGCGCCAGAACATCGACGCCGCCTTCAGGCGGTTCAGGGATGACCTGGAGGCTGAACTGGACGAGGCGGTCCAGGTCACCGGCACGGCGGTCCGCATTGCGTCGACGCGGCGTGACAGGGAGATCGAAGAGACAGCGGGTGAGATCACCCGGCTGAAAGACGCCCTGGCGCTCGTCGCCGCGGTTTCAGGGCTGATGACCATAAAGGAGTGA
- the purH gene encoding bifunctional phosphoribosylaminoimidazolecarboxamide formyltransferase/IMP cyclohydrolase yields MKWALLSVWDKTGIVDLAQTLVENGYRIISSGGTGRALGEAGIDFVEVSDYTGSPEIMDGRVKTLHPRVHGGLLGRPDVDAEVMKDLDINPIDLLVVNLYPFEKMAGEDLALDDLIEYIDIGGPAMIRAAAKNFKYVSVVVDPADYAMVKENVARGGFTYEQRLGLAKKVFARTAAYDAAISNHLHSIETDFPEVYTVQFTNRRGLRYGENPHQQAAVYGDHGIAGQTTLQGKEMSYNNYLDVDAAVSLLREFDGPTSVIVKHNNPCGVATGKDGLEAYLAAREVDPISAYGSIVALNTEVDTPIAEELCGTFVEVIVAPSFTPEALEIMTKKPNMRVLVMPEPSTADRLRSIDGGVLVQRTGVPKEDWKVVSERDPTAEEIAAMRFAMKVCKHTKSNAIIFANDHAAIGIGAGQMNRVESAKIAVEKARSSLKGSVVASDAFLPFADTLEVAAEAGATALVQPGGSIRDQEVIDAANKLNVAMVFTGVRYFRH; encoded by the coding sequence ATGAAATGGGCACTTCTCTCTGTCTGGGACAAGACCGGGATTGTGGATCTTGCACAGACCCTTGTTGAGAACGGCTACCGTATCATCAGTTCGGGGGGGACCGGACGGGCCCTCGGTGAAGCAGGGATCGATTTTGTTGAGGTCTCCGACTACACGGGTTCGCCTGAGATCATGGACGGGAGGGTCAAGACCCTCCACCCGCGCGTGCACGGCGGCCTCCTTGGCAGGCCGGACGTGGACGCCGAGGTCATGAAGGACCTCGACATCAACCCCATCGACCTGCTGGTCGTCAACCTCTATCCATTCGAGAAAATGGCAGGGGAAGACCTGGCGCTCGACGACCTCATCGAGTACATCGATATCGGCGGTCCGGCGATGATCAGGGCGGCGGCCAAGAACTTCAAGTATGTCTCGGTCGTCGTCGACCCGGCAGACTACGCGATGGTCAAGGAGAACGTCGCCAGGGGCGGGTTCACCTACGAGCAGCGGCTCGGGCTTGCAAAGAAGGTCTTTGCCCGCACGGCGGCGTACGATGCGGCCATCTCCAACCACCTGCACTCGATCGAGACCGACTTCCCTGAGGTCTACACGGTGCAGTTCACGAACCGCCGGGGTCTGCGCTACGGCGAGAACCCGCACCAGCAGGCGGCGGTCTACGGGGACCACGGGATCGCGGGGCAGACGACGCTCCAGGGCAAGGAGATGTCCTACAACAACTATCTCGATGTCGATGCGGCGGTCTCTCTGCTGCGCGAGTTCGACGGACCTACCTCGGTGATCGTCAAGCACAACAACCCGTGCGGGGTCGCCACCGGGAAGGACGGGCTCGAGGCCTATCTGGCCGCCCGCGAGGTCGATCCGATCTCGGCCTATGGCTCGATCGTGGCCCTCAACACCGAGGTCGACACCCCGATCGCCGAGGAACTCTGCGGTACCTTCGTCGAGGTGATCGTGGCGCCGTCGTTCACGCCTGAGGCCCTCGAGATCATGACGAAGAAGCCGAACATGCGGGTGCTGGTCATGCCAGAGCCCTCCACGGCCGACAGGCTCAGGTCCATCGACGGCGGGGTGCTGGTCCAGCGGACGGGTGTGCCAAAGGAGGACTGGAAGGTCGTCTCAGAGCGTGACCCGACCGCGGAAGAGATCGCGGCGATGCGGTTTGCGATGAAGGTCTGCAAGCACACGAAGAGCAACGCGATCATCTTTGCCAATGATCATGCCGCCATCGGGATCGGTGCGGGGCAGATGAACCGGGTCGAGTCGGCAAAGATCGCCGTCGAGAAGGCTCGGTCGTCTCTGAAGGGCTCGGTCGTGGCGTCGGATGCGTTCCTGCCATTTGCCGACACCCTCGAGGTCGCCGCAGAGGCCGGGGCGACGGCGCTTGTCCAGCCTGGAGGGTCGATCCGCGACCAGGAAGTGATCGACGCCGCAAACAAACTGAATGTGGCGATGGTCTTCACCGGCGTGCGCTACTTCAGGCACTAA
- a CDS encoding phosphoadenosine phosphosulfate reductase family protein, with amino-acid sequence MQEPAVKKTLYWCPVCNLPLIGKKCRCGAQGVGIALQKPYDVRPALRHDMALLRALLRDRFGTDRLPQVVLFNKIGGVDRAESVIAGGVVVGRLTYDPASRTYTFDLSQDALPFLLPSITKGIVDITEAAEKQGMNQGRIGGKNVRVGTTALADGPVVVKMGALAGVGTLREGKVKVKQIGRVDPLDPAGVPDPSWTETGKANAKHLKNLERTAVRFIRQHMHDRPRANVSFSGGKDSTVVLELARRAGVEEAYYVDTGLEFPETVAFVKECGIETVLHGRDFWSELNHYGLPRKDDRWCCERLKLQPVKDWLAQSGPCVTVQGNRWYESFSRSTLPPVIENPFNPRQLNISPIRNWRALEVFLYLWWRQVPYNPLYEEGFERVGCWLCPAMLESEAGRTRDLHPDLMARWDKHLRAWAKKERIPLRGVELGVWRWQEPPPKMRELAAQCGITLPKKRQKR; translated from the coding sequence ATGCAGGAACCCGCCGTCAAGAAAACCCTCTACTGGTGCCCGGTCTGCAACCTCCCACTCATCGGCAAGAAATGCCGGTGCGGGGCGCAGGGCGTCGGCATCGCCCTCCAGAAACCCTACGACGTCAGACCGGCGCTGCGCCACGACATGGCCCTCCTGCGTGCCCTCCTCCGTGACCGGTTCGGGACCGACCGCCTGCCGCAGGTGGTCCTCTTCAACAAGATCGGCGGCGTGGACCGTGCTGAGTCGGTCATCGCCGGCGGGGTCGTCGTCGGACGCCTCACCTACGACCCGGCCTCCAGGACCTACACCTTCGACCTCTCCCAGGACGCCCTCCCCTTCCTCCTCCCTTCCATCACGAAGGGCATCGTCGACATCACCGAGGCCGCCGAGAAGCAAGGGATGAACCAGGGCCGGATCGGCGGCAAGAATGTCAGGGTCGGGACGACCGCCCTCGCCGACGGCCCGGTGGTGGTGAAGATGGGCGCCCTCGCCGGGGTCGGGACGCTCAGGGAAGGGAAGGTGAAGGTGAAACAGATCGGACGCGTCGACCCGCTCGACCCCGCCGGGGTTCCTGACCCCTCGTGGACCGAGACCGGGAAGGCGAACGCCAAACACCTCAAGAACCTGGAGAGGACTGCGGTCAGGTTCATCAGACAGCACATGCACGACCGCCCCAGGGCAAATGTCTCGTTCTCGGGCGGGAAGGACAGCACGGTCGTCCTCGAACTTGCCAGGCGGGCCGGGGTCGAGGAGGCCTATTATGTGGACACCGGACTGGAGTTCCCTGAGACCGTGGCGTTCGTGAAGGAGTGCGGGATCGAGACGGTGCTGCATGGCCGCGACTTCTGGTCTGAACTGAACCATTATGGCCTGCCAAGGAAGGACGACCGCTGGTGTTGCGAGCGCCTCAAACTCCAGCCGGTGAAGGACTGGCTCGCACAGAGCGGGCCGTGCGTCACGGTCCAAGGCAACCGGTGGTACGAGTCGTTCTCGCGCTCGACCCTCCCGCCGGTGATCGAGAACCCCTTCAACCCGCGGCAGCTGAACATCTCGCCGATCAGAAACTGGCGGGCCCTCGAGGTCTTCCTGTACCTCTGGTGGCGCCAGGTGCCGTACAACCCGCTCTACGAGGAGGGGTTCGAGCGGGTCGGGTGCTGGCTCTGCCCGGCGATGCTGGAGAGTGAGGCGGGGCGGACGCGTGACCTCCACCCTGACCTTATGGCGAGGTGGGACAAACACCTCCGCGCCTGGGCGAAGAAGGAGCGGATCCCGCTGCGGGGTGTCGAACTCGGGGTCTGGCGCTGGCAGGAGCCGCCCCCGAAGATGCGGGAACTCGCGGCGCAGTGCGGGATCACGCTTCCAAAGAAGAGACAAAAGCGATAA
- a CDS encoding nucleotide exchange factor GrpE: protein MQTDMNRKASKDSSASREAGPPHTVGEGGVAEDPCQKLREENETLKKTSEDLNQQYLRLAADFDNFRKRTARQKEEVRQFALENFAVELLEVADNFERALKGDDTSLREGLESIQKEFTGIMEKHGVRPIEAVHQDFNPESHEAVACIPSDHPEGTVVEEFIRGYCMHDKVIRHAKVAVSKGKE from the coding sequence ATGCAGACGGATATGAACCGGAAGGCGTCGAAAGATTCCTCGGCGTCGAGAGAGGCAGGCCCCCCCCATACCGTCGGAGAAGGAGGCGTCGCCGAAGATCCCTGTCAGAAACTCAGAGAAGAGAACGAGACACTCAAGAAGACCTCTGAGGATCTGAACCAGCAGTACCTCCGTCTTGCTGCGGACTTCGACAACTTCAGAAAGCGTACCGCACGGCAGAAAGAAGAGGTCAGGCAGTTTGCGCTTGAAAATTTCGCCGTCGAACTGCTGGAAGTTGCCGACAACTTCGAGCGGGCGTTGAAGGGTGACGATACCTCCCTCCGCGAGGGGCTTGAAAGCATCCAGAAAGAATTCACCGGGATCATGGAGAAACACGGGGTCAGGCCGATCGAGGCCGTGCACCAGGATTTCAATCCTGAATCGCACGAAGCGGTCGCCTGCATCCCGTCAGACCACCCCGAAGGCACAGTCGTTGAAGAATTCATCCGCGGCTACTGCATGCACGACAAGGTCATCAGGCATGCAAAGGTCGCAGTCTCCAAAGGAAAAGAGTAA
- the dnaK gene encoding molecular chaperone DnaK — MASEKILGIDLGTTNSCMAIMEGGNPAVIANAEGGRTTPSVVAFSKDGERLVGSVAKRQAITNPKKTIISIKRKMGSEETVAIDDKNYTPQEISAMILQKMKLDAEAYLGEEITKAVITVPAYFNDAQRQATKDAGKIAGLDVMRIINEPTASALAYGIEKEEESTILVYDLGGGTFDVSLLQLGDGVFEVKATAGNNRLGGDDFDQKVVEWIVSEFKAKEGIDLSKDPMAMQRVRDAAENAKKELSTVQKTNINLPYITTDETGPKFLDLDLSRAKFEQLIGDLVEKTIEPVKQALSDAKLTASDIDHVLLVGGSTRVPLVQEMVKKVTGKDPDKGINPDECVAVGAAIQGGVLTGEAKDVLLLDVAPLSLGIETLGGIATQLIERNTTIPTRKSQIFSTAADGQTSVEIHVIQGERALAKDNYTLGRFQLAGIPPAPRGIPQIEVTFDIDANGIVHVSAKDLGTGKEQTITIKGGKGLSDEEIEKMVDDAKGAEEEDKQKREEIEVRNNADAAVYAAEKAIKESGDKISEDEKKKIEDGSEALKKALEGDDIEEIKKKMEELTEAVYAVTARIYEEAQKAQQAAGAEGAGAAGAGAGPEDAKKQDDDVVDADFDVKDEKKKE, encoded by the coding sequence ATGGCATCGGAAAAGATACTTGGCATTGACCTTGGTACGACGAACTCATGCATGGCGATCATGGAAGGCGGCAACCCGGCCGTCATCGCCAACGCCGAAGGCGGCAGGACGACCCCCTCGGTCGTGGCGTTCAGCAAGGACGGCGAGCGCCTGGTCGGCAGCGTCGCCAAGAGGCAGGCGATCACCAACCCCAAGAAGACGATCATCTCGATCAAGCGCAAGATGGGGTCTGAAGAGACCGTCGCCATTGACGACAAGAACTACACCCCGCAGGAGATCTCGGCCATGATCCTCCAGAAGATGAAGCTCGACGCCGAGGCCTACCTTGGCGAGGAGATCACCAAGGCGGTCATCACGGTCCCGGCCTACTTCAACGACGCCCAGCGTCAGGCGACGAAGGACGCCGGCAAGATCGCAGGGCTCGACGTGATGAGGATCATCAACGAACCGACGGCGAGCGCCCTTGCCTACGGTATCGAGAAGGAAGAGGAGTCGACGATCCTCGTCTACGACCTGGGCGGCGGCACCTTCGATGTCTCTCTTCTCCAGCTCGGCGACGGGGTCTTCGAGGTGAAGGCGACGGCCGGGAACAACCGTCTCGGCGGCGACGACTTCGACCAGAAGGTTGTCGAGTGGATCGTCTCTGAGTTCAAGGCAAAAGAGGGGATAGACCTCAGCAAGGACCCGATGGCGATGCAGCGGGTGAGGGACGCCGCCGAGAACGCCAAAAAGGAGCTCTCGACCGTCCAGAAGACGAACATCAACCTCCCCTACATCACCACCGACGAGACCGGACCGAAGTTCCTGGACCTCGACCTCAGCCGTGCAAAGTTCGAGCAGCTCATCGGCGACCTGGTCGAGAAGACGATCGAGCCGGTGAAGCAGGCGCTCTCTGACGCAAAATTGACCGCCTCCGACATCGACCATGTCCTGCTGGTCGGCGGGTCGACCCGTGTCCCGCTGGTCCAGGAGATGGTGAAGAAGGTCACCGGCAAGGACCCTGACAAGGGGATCAACCCTGACGAGTGTGTGGCAGTCGGTGCGGCGATCCAGGGCGGGGTGCTTACCGGCGAGGCAAAGGACGTGCTCCTCCTCGATGTCGCCCCGCTTTCCCTCGGGATCGAGACCCTGGGCGGGATCGCCACCCAGTTGATCGAGCGCAACACCACCATCCCGACGAGGAAGAGCCAGATCTTCTCGACGGCGGCGGACGGTCAGACGAGTGTCGAGATCCATGTGATCCAGGGCGAGCGTGCCCTTGCAAAGGACAACTACACCCTGGGCCGCTTCCAGCTTGCCGGGATCCCGCCGGCACCTCGGGGCATCCCGCAGATCGAGGTCACCTTCGATATCGACGCCAACGGGATCGTCCATGTCTCTGCCAAGGACCTTGGCACCGGCAAGGAGCAGACCATCACCATCAAGGGCGGCAAGGGTCTCTCAGACGAAGAGATCGAGAAGATGGTTGACGACGCGAAGGGCGCCGAGGAAGAGGACAAGCAGAAGCGCGAGGAGATCGAGGTCCGCAACAATGCCGACGCGGCGGTCTATGCCGCCGAGAAGGCGATCAAGGAGTCGGGCGACAAGATCTCTGAGGACGAGAAGAAGAAGATCGAGGACGGTTCTGAGGCCCTGAAGAAGGCGCTGGAGGGCGACGACATCGAGGAGATCAAGAAGAAGATGGAGGAGCTTACCGAGGCCGTCTACGCGGTCACCGCCAGGATCTACGAGGAAGCCCAGAAGGCGCAGCAGGCCGCCGGGGCCGAAGGCGCGGGCGCTGCAGGGGCCGGAGCCGGGCCTGAGGATGCCAAGAAGCAGGACGACGATGTCGTCGATGCCGACTTCGACGTCAAGGACGAGAAGAAGAAAGAGTGA
- the dnaJ gene encoding molecular chaperone DnaJ: protein MSAGSYYDVLGVSRDASQQEIKKAYRNLARKYHPDVCKEPGAEEKFKEINEAYSVLSDEQKKAQYDNVGHEAFTNASKGSYSGSGGYGGFQADFSGFGDIFDTFFGGGGGPRGPRGPKPGADLLLRMKISLRDAVFGVDREVEVYHSESCPDCEGTGSKNKKMRACAKCGGSGQIRQVSQSLFGQFVRMSTCPDCNGRGKVPEEPCSMCGGSGHTRVKRKVTVHVPAGAYSGLRLRMEGYGEAGEYGAPVGDLYVEVLVEEHPKFVRTGDNLETEVKVTPAQATVGSSVEVKTIDERTVELKIPAGIQHGMALRIPGEGVRRRGKAGDLLVRVRVVVPKKVSDEEKELYEKILEIEQKSSEKKGFFKDFVDKMRGGAEE, encoded by the coding sequence ATGAGTGCGGGAAGCTACTATGATGTCCTCGGCGTCTCGCGAGACGCCAGTCAGCAGGAGATCAAGAAGGCGTACCGCAACCTTGCACGCAAGTACCACCCTGATGTCTGCAAGGAACCGGGCGCAGAAGAAAAATTCAAAGAGATCAACGAGGCCTATTCGGTCCTCTCAGATGAGCAGAAGAAGGCCCAGTACGATAATGTAGGCCACGAGGCGTTCACCAACGCCTCGAAGGGCTCATACTCGGGCAGCGGCGGATATGGCGGGTTCCAGGCAGACTTCAGCGGGTTTGGGGACATCTTCGATACCTTCTTTGGTGGGGGCGGCGGACCGAGGGGTCCGCGAGGCCCCAAGCCCGGCGCCGATCTCCTTCTCAGGATGAAGATCAGTCTCAGGGACGCGGTCTTCGGGGTCGACCGCGAGGTCGAGGTCTATCATAGCGAGTCCTGTCCTGACTGCGAGGGGACCGGGAGCAAGAACAAGAAGATGCGCGCCTGCGCGAAGTGCGGGGGGAGCGGGCAGATCAGGCAGGTGAGCCAGTCGCTCTTCGGGCAGTTCGTGAGGATGAGCACCTGTCCTGACTGTAATGGTCGGGGGAAGGTCCCTGAGGAGCCGTGCTCGATGTGCGGCGGGAGTGGCCATACCAGGGTGAAGAGGAAGGTCACGGTCCATGTCCCGGCGGGTGCGTATTCGGGGCTCCGTCTCAGGATGGAAGGCTACGGCGAGGCCGGCGAGTATGGGGCGCCGGTCGGCGACCTGTATGTCGAGGTCCTGGTCGAGGAGCACCCGAAGTTTGTCCGCACCGGCGACAACCTGGAGACTGAGGTGAAGGTCACCCCGGCCCAGGCGACGGTCGGGTCTTCGGTCGAGGTGAAGACGATCGATGAGCGCACGGTCGAGTTGAAGATCCCGGCAGGGATCCAGCACGGCATGGCCCTCCGTATCCCTGGCGAGGGGGTGCGTCGGCGGGGGAAGGCCGGTGATCTCCTGGTCAGGGTGCGGGTGGTCGTGCCAAAGAAGGTCTCTGACGAGGAGAAGGAGTTGTACGAGAAGATCCTCGAGATCGAGCAGAAGAGTTCTGAGAAGAAGGGGTTCTTCAAGGATTTCGTGGACAAGATGCGGGGCGGGGCTGAAGAGTAG
- a CDS encoding DUF4013 domain-containing protein, translating into MDYGFMLGDSFEYTKDAVWGKWGKWLLLFISMIIFPVYFGYLMEVYRGTKPAPELKDWVTLFIDGIKFLIVDIIYGIPVFILALVFFGGALMLMASGSDVGAVAGAGTVLLGVLVIMVVGFLISLVALFGFIRFARTGSFGEAFNISAILAHIGAVGWGPFFIALIVLWAVGVAIGLGFVAVMMIPLLGWLVALLLYPLIGIFGARYMTLVYDSAPAPA; encoded by the coding sequence ATGGATTATGGCTTCATGCTTGGAGATTCCTTCGAATATACGAAGGACGCGGTCTGGGGAAAATGGGGGAAGTGGCTCCTCCTCTTCATCTCGATGATCATCTTCCCCGTGTATTTTGGATACCTGATGGAGGTTTACCGCGGGACGAAACCGGCGCCTGAACTCAAGGACTGGGTCACGCTCTTTATCGACGGGATCAAGTTTCTCATCGTCGATATCATCTACGGCATCCCGGTGTTCATCCTCGCCCTGGTCTTCTTCGGCGGGGCGCTCATGCTCATGGCCAGCGGGTCCGACGTCGGGGCCGTCGCCGGGGCCGGGACAGTGCTCCTCGGGGTCCTGGTCATCATGGTCGTCGGGTTTCTTATCAGCCTCGTCGCCCTCTTTGGGTTCATCAGGTTTGCCAGGACCGGGAGTTTCGGCGAGGCCTTCAACATCTCGGCGATCCTGGCGCATATCGGTGCGGTCGGATGGGGCCCCTTCTTCATCGCCCTCATCGTGCTCTGGGCGGTGGGCGTGGCGATCGGCCTGGGGTTCGTCGCCGTCATGATGATCCCGCTCCTCGGCTGGCTCGTCGCCCTCCTCCTCTACCCGCTGATCGGGATCTTTGGAGCGAGGTACATGACCCTCGTCTATGACAGCGCCCCGGCGCCGGCGTAA